From one Anopheles bellator chromosome 1, idAnoBellAS_SP24_06.2, whole genome shotgun sequence genomic stretch:
- the LOC131215444 gene encoding uncharacterized protein LOC131215444: MLDKQNYDVVKIHQQTISPGGLKCSVLSRAAQYRLSNSFWNKLYLLSLVQITISLVCYGALANVNKEFRAEMALAGRHITNQRDTRFLPIFTVFQWGTGLCSAASGEYGSCQPNNDCVLRGGLPAGPCAGGYGTCCIFIASCGGVARENGTYFVNPNHPDSTDGTGSCQLTVLKMHPDICQIRLDFDHFLLNGPEIVNHICSTDQFLVSGGSPAPTICGSATAEHMYIDAGMGQSNPIILTVITSGPSFPRSWRVRISQIPCTAIAKADQGCLQYHTGVSGRVRSFNFDQVNGRQLSNQDYSICIRTERNFCSIQYTACPGITANRSRTFTLSGNSNTIVQAMVGGGSQGTPNSCTNDWLLIPCAKIADRLPMASTCEDKICGGTLNAEVSSVERTIVSTIRPFRLAFHSDSIEAPTDVDNRGFCLDYVQQPCTNNK, translated from the exons ATGCTcgataaacaaaattatgaCGTTGTGAAAATCCACCAACAAACTATTTCGCCTGGAGGTTTGAAGTGCAGTGTGTTGTCGCGAGCAGCGCAATATCGCTTGTCGAACAGTTTTTGGAACAAACTTTACTTATTGAGCCTGGTGCAAATAACGATCAGTTTAGTATGTTATGGTGCGTTGGCAAATGTGAACAAGGAATTTCGTGCGGAGATGGCTTTAGCAGGCAGGCACATCACGAATCAACGTGATACACGGT TTTTACCAATATTTACAGTCTTCCAGTGGGGCACAGGACTATGTTCGGCTGCTTCCGGTGAGTACGGATCCTGTCAACCTAACAACGATTGCGTTCTACGGGGCGGGCTTCCGGCAGGTCCTTGCGCCGGCGGTTATGGGACGTGCTGTATCT TTATAGCATCCTGCGGAGGTGTAGCGCGAGAGAATGGAACGTACTTTGTCAACCCAAATCATCCGGACAGTACAGAtggaaccggaagctgccaGTTGACTGTGTTGAAAATGCATCCGGATATTTGCCAGATTCGGCTGGACTTTGATCATTTCTTGCTAAACGGACCAGAGATAGTGAACCACATCTGCAGTACGGATCAGTTCCTAGTGTCTGGCGGAAGTCCGGCTCCAACGATTTGTGGAAGCGCCACTGCTGAGCATA TGTACATTGATGCTGGAATGGGACAGAGCAACCCCATTATACTGACGGTCATTACCAGTGGTCCGAGTTTCCCGCGTTCCTGGCGAGTTCGGATATCTCAGATCCCCTGTACAGCGATAGCAAAAGCAGATCAGGGCTGTCTGCAGTACCACACAGGGGTTAGTGGACGCGTGAGGAGCTTCAATTTCGACCAGGTCAATGGGCGTCAGCTATCGAACCAAGACTACAGCATTTGCATCCGAACGGAACGTAACTTTTGCAGTATTCAATATACGGCCTGTCCGGGAATAACGGCGAATCGATCGCGAACATTTACCTTGTCTGGAAATTCGAACACTATTGTACAGGCAATGGTGGGCGGTGGAAGCCAAGGAACACCGAACTCATGTACTAACGATTGGCTGTTGATACCATGCGCCAAGATCGCGGACCGGCTACCGATGGCCAGCACATGCGAGGATAAAATCTGTGGCGGGACGCTTAACGCGGAGGTTAGTTCTGTGGAGCGGACCATTGTATCGACGATTCGTCCTTTCCGGTTGGCATTTCACTCCGACTCGATCGAAGCTCCAACTGATGTAGATAATCGAGGCTTTTGCCTCGATTACGTACAGCAACCTTGTACCAACAACAAATAA